The following proteins are co-located in the Microbacterium sp. SORGH_AS_0888 genome:
- a CDS encoding DUF445 domain-containing protein, with protein MARIPPELLSASDRKRLRGLRVMKAIALGALIALAIVFLIAFSLQDRVPALAYVRAAAEGGMVGALADWFAVTALFRRPLGLPIPHTAIIPQRKDEIGRTLGEFVETNFLSAEVVRTKLASTPIAARLGEWLRTPAHADRVATEGAAMAAGVLRALSDDDVQQLIADLAREHLVVPEWGPPLGGWLERLVASGAHHQAVDLAADNVETWLAANRQSFAGVVSRRLPSWVPRVVTGLIDEAAYHEAVKFVQAVQADPDHPARRAIDGYLERLADNLQHDPAMIGRFEDAKSSVFDSPRVRELAAEAWETAKSGLVRALDDPTSPLRVRLTEAIAQIGERLVTDDALRGRVDEWVTDAAGFLVDRYRHDIASIITDTVERWDAAETTQKIELMVGRDLQYIRLNGTIVGSLAGLGIFTLAHLLFGR; from the coding sequence ATGGCCCGCATCCCACCAGAGCTCCTCTCTGCCTCCGACCGGAAGCGGCTGCGGGGGCTGCGCGTCATGAAGGCGATCGCGCTCGGCGCGCTCATCGCGCTCGCGATCGTGTTCCTGATCGCGTTCTCGCTGCAGGATCGCGTGCCCGCCCTGGCCTATGTCCGCGCCGCCGCGGAGGGCGGCATGGTGGGGGCGCTCGCCGACTGGTTCGCGGTCACGGCGCTGTTCCGCCGGCCTCTCGGGCTGCCGATCCCCCATACCGCGATCATCCCGCAGCGCAAGGACGAGATCGGGCGCACCCTGGGGGAGTTCGTCGAGACGAACTTCCTGAGCGCGGAGGTCGTGCGCACCAAGCTCGCCTCCACCCCGATCGCCGCACGACTCGGCGAATGGCTGCGTACCCCCGCACACGCCGATCGGGTCGCCACGGAGGGGGCCGCGATGGCTGCGGGAGTCCTGCGCGCGCTGAGCGACGACGACGTGCAGCAGCTCATCGCCGATCTCGCCCGCGAGCACCTCGTGGTGCCCGAGTGGGGACCGCCGCTGGGCGGATGGCTGGAGCGGCTCGTCGCCTCCGGCGCCCACCACCAGGCCGTCGATCTCGCGGCGGACAACGTCGAGACCTGGCTCGCCGCGAACCGGCAGTCCTTCGCGGGCGTCGTCTCCCGCCGGCTGCCGTCGTGGGTGCCGCGCGTCGTGACCGGCCTCATCGACGAGGCCGCCTACCACGAGGCGGTCAAGTTCGTGCAGGCGGTCCAGGCGGACCCCGACCATCCCGCCCGGCGCGCGATCGACGGCTACCTCGAACGCCTCGCCGACAACCTGCAGCACGATCCCGCCATGATCGGCCGCTTCGAGGACGCGAAGTCGAGCGTGTTCGACTCGCCGCGCGTGCGCGAGCTCGCCGCCGAGGCGTGGGAGACCGCGAAGAGCGGTCTCGTGCGTGCCCTCGACGATCCCACGAGCCCGCTGCGGGTGCGCCTGACGGAGGCGATCGCGCAGATCGGCGAGCGCCTGGTCACCGACGATGCGCTGCGCGGCCGCGTGGACGAGTGGGTGACGGATGCCGCGGGCTTCCTCGTCGACCGCTACCGGCACGACATCGCCTCGATCATCACCGACACGGTCGAGCGGTGGGACGCCGCCGAGACGACGCAGAAGATCGAGCTGATGGTGGGGCGCGACCTCCAGTACATCCGCCTCAACGGCACGATCGTCGGTTCCCTGGCCGGACTGGGCATCTTCACGCTCGCGCACCTGCTGTTCGGACGCTGA
- a CDS encoding gamma-glutamylcyclotransferase family protein translates to MAADADQALFAYGVLRDADVQLDTFGRRVDAVEDVLPGHRLEYARTEDAGVGARPPGATHPFARRTGDPRDKILGGVLRVTAAELDAADEYHLGRYRRASVTLLSGTRAWIYVGEPPAAGAD, encoded by the coding sequence ATGGCGGCGGATGCGGACCAGGCACTGTTCGCGTACGGCGTGCTGCGTGACGCCGACGTCCAGCTCGACACGTTCGGACGACGCGTCGACGCGGTCGAGGACGTGCTGCCCGGCCATCGGCTGGAGTACGCGCGCACCGAGGACGCGGGTGTCGGCGCCCGACCGCCCGGCGCGACGCATCCTTTCGCCCGCCGCACCGGCGATCCGCGCGACAAGATCCTCGGCGGCGTGCTGCGGGTGACCGCGGCGGAGCTCGACGCCGCCGACGAGTACCACCTCGGCCGATACCGCCGCGCGAGCGTCACGCTGCTCAGCGGCACGCGTGCGTGGATCTACGTGGGCGAGCCGCCCGCGGCCGGCGCGGACTGA
- a CDS encoding acyl-CoA dehydrogenase family protein, producing MRARAADYDRDNRFPDEDVADLRAAGYLSVLVPQDRGGAGLGLAEVAVLQQRLASAAPATALAINMHLVWTGVAKVLRDRGIDDLAFVQTGAAAGELFAFGISEAGNDLVLFGSDTQAVPLPDGGYAFTGTKIFTSLAPAWTQLGLHGLDTTSADAPKLVYAFVPRTDAVTTRDDWDTVGMRATQSRTTVLSNAVAPADRVVRRVAPGPNPDPIVFGIFSVFEILLASVYTGLARRALDVAVETARHRTSKKTGRSYAEDPDIRWRIAEMALAYDGLVPQIAAIAHDVDVAADHGPRWFSLLSGLKHRAVTAAKDIVDQAVLVAGGSSYFQTSELGRLYRDVLAGQFHPSDPESAHATVASAWLGPVPN from the coding sequence ATGCGGGCCCGCGCCGCCGACTACGACCGCGACAACCGTTTCCCGGACGAGGATGTCGCCGACCTCCGCGCGGCCGGATACCTGTCCGTCCTCGTGCCGCAGGACCGCGGCGGCGCCGGGCTCGGGCTCGCCGAGGTCGCCGTGCTGCAGCAGCGCCTCGCCTCCGCCGCCCCGGCCACGGCGCTCGCGATCAACATGCACCTCGTCTGGACGGGCGTCGCCAAGGTCCTCCGCGACCGCGGCATCGACGATCTCGCGTTCGTGCAGACGGGAGCCGCCGCGGGCGAGCTGTTCGCGTTCGGCATCAGCGAGGCGGGCAACGACCTCGTCCTCTTCGGCAGCGACACGCAGGCCGTCCCGCTGCCCGACGGCGGCTATGCGTTCACGGGCACGAAGATCTTCACCTCGCTGGCGCCCGCGTGGACGCAGCTCGGCCTGCACGGCCTGGACACGACCTCGGCCGACGCGCCGAAGCTGGTCTACGCCTTCGTCCCCCGCACGGACGCCGTCACCACCCGTGACGACTGGGACACCGTGGGCATGCGCGCGACCCAGTCGCGCACGACGGTGCTGTCGAACGCCGTCGCACCCGCCGACCGCGTCGTGCGGCGCGTCGCGCCCGGGCCGAACCCCGACCCGATCGTGTTCGGCATCTTCAGCGTGTTCGAGATCCTGCTCGCGTCGGTGTACACGGGCCTGGCGCGGCGGGCGCTGGACGTCGCGGTCGAGACGGCGAGGCACCGTACCTCCAAGAAGACCGGGCGCTCGTACGCGGAGGATCCCGACATCCGCTGGCGCATCGCCGAGATGGCGCTCGCCTACGACGGCCTGGTGCCGCAGATCGCCGCGATCGCGCACGACGTCGACGTCGCCGCGGATCACGGACCGCGCTGGTTCTCGCTGCTGTCGGGCCTCAAGCACCGCGCCGTGACGGCCGCGAAGGACATCGTCGACCAGGCGGTTCTCGTCGCCGGAGGGTCGTCCTACTTCCAGACCTCCGAGCTCGGACGCCTGTACCGCGACGTCCTCGCCGGCCAGTTCCACCCCTCCGACCCCGAGTCGGCGCACGCGACCGTCGCCAGCGCCTGGCTCGGCCCGGTCCCGAACTAG
- a CDS encoding carbohydrate ABC transporter permease has product MTTVSDRSRRGIRRGETVSGWLFTAPMLIILGLFLAVPVLMALWVSVSDWGGRGSPFSGSVGFVGLKNYAAILLGGGLAEQGFGMSLKNNAWYVVLVVPAQTALSLFLAVLVNRQVLRGRSFFRTAFYFPSVTSTVAITVLFLFLFSTTGAVNAALGWLGINGPNWFNDPSGIFHFGQQSGPEALEQATVLGVPLWDWIVGPSVAMCVYIIMAVFTTSGTFMLLFLAALQNISGEVQEAAMVDGANAWQRFWRITLPQLRPTLFTVLTLGLIGGWQVFDQIYTGTRGQPAKTTLTPAYQSYQASFLDQEWGQGAAIAFILFVIIIAFTLLQRWILRERAVSRRRVRPYLEAVRRAERRSGDPR; this is encoded by the coding sequence ATGACCACCGTCTCCGATCGGTCTCGTCGCGGCATCCGTCGCGGCGAGACCGTGTCGGGGTGGCTGTTCACCGCCCCGATGCTCATCATCCTCGGACTCTTCCTCGCCGTCCCCGTGCTCATGGCGCTGTGGGTCAGCGTGAGCGACTGGGGCGGACGCGGCTCGCCCTTCTCGGGATCGGTCGGCTTCGTGGGGCTCAAGAACTATGCCGCGATCCTGCTCGGTGGCGGCCTGGCGGAGCAGGGCTTCGGCATGAGCCTGAAGAACAACGCCTGGTACGTGGTCCTCGTGGTGCCGGCGCAGACGGCGCTCAGCCTCTTCCTCGCGGTGCTCGTCAATCGTCAGGTGCTGCGGGGCAGGAGCTTCTTCCGCACGGCGTTCTACTTCCCGTCCGTCACGAGCACGGTCGCCATCACGGTCCTGTTCCTGTTCCTCTTCTCCACCACGGGCGCCGTCAACGCGGCCCTCGGATGGCTCGGGATCAACGGGCCGAACTGGTTCAACGATCCGAGCGGCATCTTCCACTTCGGCCAGCAGAGCGGCCCGGAGGCGCTCGAGCAGGCGACGGTGCTCGGTGTCCCGCTCTGGGACTGGATCGTCGGGCCCAGCGTCGCGATGTGCGTGTACATCATCATGGCCGTCTTCACGACGAGCGGGACCTTCATGCTCCTGTTCCTCGCCGCCCTCCAGAACATCTCCGGCGAGGTGCAGGAGGCCGCCATGGTCGACGGCGCCAACGCGTGGCAGCGGTTCTGGCGCATCACCCTCCCCCAGCTGCGGCCGACGCTGTTCACCGTCCTGACGCTCGGCCTGATCGGCGGATGGCAGGTGTTCGATCAGATCTACACCGGCACGCGCGGCCAGCCCGCCAAGACCACGTTGACGCCGGCCTACCAGTCGTATCAGGCGTCCTTCCTCGATCAGGAATGGGGACAGGGCGCGGCGATCGCGTTCATCCTCTTCGTGATCATCATCGCCTTCACGCTCCTCCAGCGCTGGATCCTGCGTGAGCGTGCGGTCTCGCGGCGCCGCGTGCGCCCGTACCTGGAGGCGGTCAGACGGGCCGAGCGACGTTCGGGGGACCCGCGATGA
- a CDS encoding extracellular solute-binding protein — MTRRTRAALGATTLLGVGALALTACSSGFGATTESTGALTASDKPLTVLIGSSGDAETTAVKDAVAAWSSSSGTGATVTAASDINQQLSQGFASGSPADVFYLSADAMAGYASNGSLLPYGDQLSNKDDFYPSLRSTFTYDGKLYCAPKDFSTLQLVINSDMWSAAGLTDADVPTTWDQLAAVATRLTTADHVGLSMSGEYARVGAFMAAAGGNLMNDDSTQATADSAANVEALTYVKKLLDGGELKFAADVGAGWGGEAFGTQKAAMTVEGNWITGALASDYPGVTYRVVELPAGPAGKGTLQFTNCWGIAADSPNQKAALDLVEHLTSTQQQLAFSSAFGVMPSIQSAADQWSAANPTLVPFLKGADYAKGVPTAKGAAAVVTDFNGALGSLATGDPATILDTAQKNLEALLK; from the coding sequence ATGACACGCAGAACTCGGGCAGCCCTCGGCGCCACGACCCTGCTCGGAGTCGGTGCGCTCGCGCTGACCGCGTGCAGCTCCGGCTTCGGCGCGACGACGGAGTCGACCGGCGCGCTCACCGCCTCGGACAAGCCCCTCACCGTCCTGATCGGCTCCTCCGGTGACGCCGAGACGACGGCGGTCAAGGACGCGGTGGCCGCTTGGTCCTCCTCATCCGGAACGGGCGCGACCGTCACGGCGGCGAGCGACATCAATCAGCAGCTGTCGCAGGGCTTCGCCTCCGGCTCGCCCGCCGACGTCTTCTACCTCTCCGCGGACGCGATGGCCGGATACGCCTCCAACGGATCGCTGCTGCCCTACGGCGACCAGCTCAGCAACAAGGACGACTTCTACCCGAGCCTGCGGAGCACCTTCACCTACGACGGCAAGCTGTACTGCGCGCCGAAGGACTTCTCCACGCTGCAGCTGGTGATCAACAGCGACATGTGGTCCGCGGCCGGTCTCACGGACGCCGACGTCCCCACCACGTGGGATCAGCTCGCCGCTGTGGCGACCAGGCTCACGACCGCCGACCACGTCGGCCTGTCGATGAGCGGCGAGTACGCCCGCGTCGGCGCGTTCATGGCGGCCGCCGGCGGCAACCTCATGAACGACGACTCGACGCAGGCGACGGCCGACAGCGCGGCCAACGTCGAGGCGTTGACCTACGTGAAGAAGCTGCTCGACGGCGGCGAGCTGAAGTTCGCGGCCGACGTCGGCGCGGGCTGGGGCGGCGAGGCCTTCGGCACCCAGAAGGCGGCCATGACGGTCGAGGGCAACTGGATAACGGGCGCCCTCGCCAGCGACTACCCCGGCGTGACGTACCGGGTGGTGGAGCTGCCGGCCGGACCGGCGGGCAAGGGCACCCTGCAGTTCACCAACTGCTGGGGCATCGCCGCCGACAGCCCGAACCAGAAGGCCGCGCTCGATCTCGTCGAGCACCTCACGAGCACACAGCAGCAGCTCGCGTTCTCGAGCGCGTTCGGCGTGATGCCCTCGATCCAGTCCGCGGCAGACCAGTGGAGCGCGGCGAACCCGACCCTCGTGCCGTTCCTCAAGGGCGCCGACTACGCGAAGGGCGTTCCGACGGCGAAGGGCGCAGCCGCCGTGGTCACCGACTTCAACGGCGCGCTGGGCAGCCTCGCCACGGGCGATCCGGCCACGATCCTCGACACCGCCCAGAAGAACCTCGAAGCGCTCCTGAAGTAA
- a CDS encoding metal-sensitive transcriptional regulator — translation MIEDIKKRALHRTRILEGQLRGLSKMIDSEEYCMDIITQSRAIQRSLESLNRLLLENHLRTHVTHMFDEGGAERDQAVAELLKAFDFDGK, via the coding sequence GTGATCGAGGACATCAAGAAGCGTGCGCTGCACCGCACCCGCATCCTGGAGGGACAGCTGCGCGGGCTCTCGAAGATGATCGACTCCGAGGAGTACTGCATGGACATCATCACGCAGTCCCGCGCCATCCAGCGCTCGCTCGAGTCGCTCAACCGGCTGCTGCTGGAGAACCACCTGCGCACGCACGTCACGCACATGTTCGACGAGGGCGGAGCGGAGCGCGACCAGGCCGTCGCCGAGCTGCTGAAAGCGTTCGACTTCGACGGAAAGTGA
- a CDS encoding aldo/keto reductase, translated as MSRIPTVSLGDDLAVSALGYGGMSLSDVYGPVDDETALSTLVHAVDAGLTFVDTANIYGAGRSERIISRLLAHRRDEIVLATKFGIAGGAIGARTIRGDAAYVREQIDLSLGRLGTDHVDLYYQHRVDPTVPIEETVGAMAELVAAGKVRHLGLSECTADELRRANAVHPIAAVQTEWSIVSRDVEAGVVPAAIELGVGFVPYSPLSRAWLTDGFSPAQIGEGDGRPRFPRFAPETLAANAALRTEVLAIAAEAGLTGAQLALSWLFTRAADLGIPIAPIPGSRFAAHVDEWLPAVDARLSAETMARLETVAGRIRGDRSFDRGWTSQRGEAA; from the coding sequence ATGTCCCGCATCCCCACCGTCTCCCTCGGCGACGACCTCGCCGTCAGCGCCCTCGGCTATGGGGGCATGAGCCTGTCGGACGTCTACGGCCCGGTCGACGACGAGACCGCGCTGTCCACCCTTGTCCACGCGGTCGACGCGGGCCTCACCTTCGTCGACACGGCGAACATCTACGGCGCGGGCCGGAGCGAGCGCATCATCTCGCGCCTGCTCGCCCACCGACGCGATGAGATCGTGCTCGCCACCAAGTTCGGCATCGCCGGCGGGGCGATCGGGGCGCGCACCATCCGCGGCGACGCGGCCTACGTGCGCGAGCAGATCGATCTGAGCCTCGGACGGCTCGGCACCGACCACGTCGACCTCTACTACCAGCACCGCGTCGACCCGACCGTGCCGATCGAGGAGACCGTGGGCGCGATGGCTGAGCTCGTCGCCGCGGGGAAGGTGCGCCACCTCGGCCTGTCCGAGTGCACGGCGGATGAGCTGCGGCGCGCGAACGCCGTGCATCCGATCGCGGCCGTCCAGACCGAGTGGAGCATCGTGAGCCGGGATGTCGAGGCCGGCGTCGTGCCGGCGGCGATCGAGCTCGGCGTCGGCTTCGTGCCCTACTCGCCGCTCAGCCGCGCCTGGCTGACCGACGGCTTCTCGCCCGCGCAGATCGGCGAGGGCGACGGGCGCCCGCGCTTCCCGCGGTTCGCGCCGGAGACCCTGGCGGCCAACGCCGCGCTGCGCACGGAGGTGCTGGCGATCGCCGCCGAGGCAGGCCTCACGGGCGCGCAGCTGGCCCTGTCGTGGCTGTTCACCCGCGCCGCGGACCTCGGCATCCCGATCGCGCCGATCCCGGGCTCGCGTTTCGCCGCCCACGTGGACGAGTGGCTGCCGGCGGTCGACGCGCGCCTGTCCGCGGAGACGATGGCCCGGCTGGAGACGGTGGCCGGCCGCATCCGCGGCGATCGCAGCTTCGACCGCGGCTGGACGAGCCAGCGCGGCGAGGCCGCCTGA
- a CDS encoding carbohydrate ABC transporter permease translates to MTTPGRRRGTARIATTSVLYAVLIALAIVYIYPFLIQIATSLKTDPDAVAHPLSPVPQTVTTEAYAQLFLNSDFPVWFTNSVIVTVCVTVGRVFFVSLAGYALARLRFRGRGVVFAGLVAVMSVPTVVLLIPKFLVINTLGMYDSYAGMILPLLVDAAGVFIMKNFFESIPASVEEQARIDGAGTFRVFWSVVLPMARPALVTIVILSFQGSWNELAHFIVSTQSPELTTLTKGVAQLANGQLSQGRQYPLKLAAAIIMTVPVAVMFFVFQRRIMNASEGAVKE, encoded by the coding sequence ATGACGACTCCGGGACGCCGGCGCGGCACCGCGCGGATCGCCACGACCTCCGTTCTCTACGCCGTGCTCATCGCGCTCGCGATCGTCTACATCTACCCGTTCCTGATCCAGATCGCCACGAGCCTGAAGACCGACCCGGATGCCGTCGCGCACCCGCTCTCGCCGGTCCCCCAGACCGTCACGACCGAGGCCTACGCCCAGCTGTTCCTGAACTCGGACTTCCCGGTCTGGTTCACGAACTCCGTGATCGTCACGGTCTGCGTCACGGTCGGACGGGTGTTCTTCGTCTCGCTCGCCGGCTACGCCCTGGCGCGGCTGCGGTTCCGTGGCCGCGGGGTCGTGTTCGCGGGCCTCGTCGCCGTCATGAGCGTGCCGACGGTCGTGCTCCTGATCCCGAAGTTCCTCGTGATCAACACCCTCGGGATGTACGACTCCTACGCGGGCATGATCCTGCCCCTCCTCGTGGATGCGGCGGGGGTGTTCATCATGAAGAACTTCTTCGAGTCGATCCCCGCCTCGGTCGAGGAGCAGGCCCGCATCGACGGCGCCGGCACCTTCCGGGTGTTCTGGTCGGTCGTGCTGCCGATGGCGCGCCCCGCGCTGGTCACGATCGTCATCCTCTCGTTCCAGGGATCGTGGAACGAGCTCGCGCACTTCATCGTGTCGACCCAGTCACCGGAGCTCACGACACTGACGAAGGGCGTCGCGCAGCTCGCGAACGGCCAGCTGAGCCAGGGCCGGCAGTACCCGCTCAAACTCGCCGCGGCGATCATCATGACGGTGCCGGTGGCGGTCATGTTCTTCGTCTTCCAGCGGCGCATCATGAACGCGAGCGAGGGCGCCGTGAAGGAGTGA
- a CDS encoding alpha/beta fold hydrolase: MATTPPDTAAPAADPLTPRRRFWRDRTAVLAIVSVLMMVLGSVLAGFVHANGGATKITEVTIFSATGEHISALVYTPSTATATTPAPGIAMWHGLNNQKEYMDQTALELARRGFVVVSADQTGHGSSDGASSQAGCGGPATLSYLQTLATVDRDHIGLVGMSQGGFCAATAAALSQPNGYSSVFYMESEPGPPGSVDATPYAKIRNAALVIGDWTELGVMIAVGHGGDAVRSPALMPFFGTDQPIVPGQLYGDIADGTARLLYTASEGHASSTDSAAAIGHAVDWMQRTLTDGKGLAPSDQIWPFKLAGTSIALLGAFLFLFAGGSLLLRTRAFAGLVRPVPEYRGLRGIGWWIGAIITTALGPLLYFWVWKNMFFTPWINVNALWPQTFTNVYMVWSVIVGVIAWALIALNHFAFTKRGGGTFASYGVSETGGGIGWGKVGRAALLVVAVAAPIYAILTFVDAVWNVDFRAWVVALMPMTPARLFAFLGYLVPFGFYYLAQGILFNGFLRWRGGKAPLWQEMLVNSIVMTAGTLVWLLIAYVPLWSGGPMVFGSDPMSATASGMGAIYAIPLLVLWPLAACLWTYFFRKTGRTWVGSIMVTVVIVWILAASGVFGMWPAIS; this comes from the coding sequence ATGGCGACGACGCCACCAGACACCGCGGCACCCGCCGCCGACCCCCTCACCCCGCGCCGCAGGTTCTGGCGCGATCGCACCGCCGTCCTGGCGATCGTCTCCGTGTTGATGATGGTCCTCGGCAGCGTCCTGGCCGGCTTCGTGCACGCCAACGGCGGGGCGACGAAGATCACCGAGGTCACGATCTTCAGCGCCACGGGCGAGCACATCAGCGCGCTCGTCTACACCCCCTCGACCGCGACGGCCACGACGCCGGCACCCGGCATCGCGATGTGGCACGGCCTGAACAACCAGAAGGAGTACATGGACCAGACGGCGCTCGAGCTCGCGCGCCGCGGGTTCGTCGTCGTCTCCGCCGACCAGACCGGCCACGGGTCCTCCGACGGCGCCAGCTCGCAGGCGGGATGCGGCGGCCCGGCGACCCTCTCGTACCTGCAGACCCTCGCGACGGTCGACCGCGACCACATCGGCCTGGTCGGGATGTCGCAGGGCGGCTTCTGCGCCGCCACCGCGGCGGCGCTCTCGCAGCCGAACGGCTACTCGTCGGTCTTCTACATGGAGTCCGAGCCCGGCCCGCCCGGCTCGGTCGACGCGACCCCCTACGCCAAGATCCGCAACGCCGCACTCGTGATCGGCGACTGGACCGAGCTGGGCGTCATGATCGCCGTCGGCCACGGCGGTGACGCCGTCCGCTCCCCCGCGCTCATGCCGTTCTTCGGCACCGATCAGCCCATCGTCCCGGGCCAGCTGTACGGCGACATCGCCGACGGCACCGCACGCCTGCTGTACACGGCGTCGGAGGGCCACGCCTCCTCGACCGACTCCGCCGCGGCGATCGGGCACGCCGTCGACTGGATGCAGCGCACGCTGACCGACGGGAAGGGCCTGGCCCCGTCCGACCAGATCTGGCCGTTCAAGCTCGCCGGGACCTCGATCGCGCTGCTGGGCGCGTTCCTGTTCCTCTTCGCCGGCGGCAGCCTGCTGCTGCGCACCCGCGCGTTCGCGGGGCTCGTGCGCCCGGTTCCGGAGTACCGCGGCCTGCGCGGGATCGGCTGGTGGATCGGGGCGATCATCACGACGGCGCTCGGACCGCTCCTGTACTTCTGGGTGTGGAAGAACATGTTCTTCACGCCGTGGATCAACGTGAACGCGCTGTGGCCGCAGACCTTCACGAACGTGTACATGGTGTGGTCGGTCATCGTGGGCGTCATCGCGTGGGCGCTCATCGCCCTGAACCACTTCGCGTTCACGAAGCGCGGCGGCGGCACCTTCGCGTCGTACGGCGTGAGCGAGACCGGTGGCGGGATCGGCTGGGGCAAGGTGGGACGCGCCGCCCTCCTCGTGGTCGCGGTCGCCGCTCCCATCTACGCGATCCTCACGTTCGTCGACGCGGTGTGGAACGTGGACTTCCGGGCGTGGGTCGTCGCGCTCATGCCGATGACGCCGGCGCGGCTCTTCGCCTTCCTCGGCTACCTCGTGCCGTTCGGGTTCTACTACCTGGCCCAGGGCATCCTGTTCAACGGCTTCCTCCGGTGGCGTGGCGGCAAGGCGCCGCTGTGGCAGGAGATGCTCGTGAACTCGATCGTCATGACGGCGGGCACCCTCGTCTGGCTGCTGATCGCCTACGTGCCGCTGTGGTCGGGTGGCCCGATGGTGTTCGGTTCGGACCCGATGTCGGCGACCGCCTCCGGGATGGGCGCGATCTACGCGATCCCGCTGCTCGTGCTGTGGCCGCTGGCCGCCTGCCTGTGGACGTACTTCTTCCGCAAGACGGGCCGGACCTGGGTCGGCTCGATCATGGTGACGGTCGTGATCGTGTGGATCCTGGCGGCATCCGGGGTGTTCGGGATGTGGCCCGCGATCAGCTGA